The Salinibaculum sp. SYNS191 genome has a window encoding:
- the hypD gene encoding hydrogenase formation protein HypD, translating into MATDSDKDLQFRDPDTAEELTERLEELMDDIGEPVDVMHVCGSHEQAIAKFGLRSLLPDGLSVRMGPGCPVCVTNMPEVDEAVALAEDGKVVATYGDMFRVPGTARSLEDAKADGADVRVVYSASEAADIAAENPGEEVVFFATGFETTAAPTAAVLSDDPPENFSVLSAHKYVPPAMEVVAEMPDTNIDGFLAAGHAATITGYGLFEEFVADYDIPVVVGGFEPLDVLLGLERLLEYVRDGEAGLENAYPRAVSEEGNVQARDTMWDVFETESGEWRGIAEIPAANLALREEYAASDARERFDIDPDVGGEDPLTEQCICGDIMAGKADPDGCDLFGEECTPQNPVGACMVSSEGTCKIWYEYGGQPDL; encoded by the coding sequence ATGGCGACTGACTCCGACAAGGACCTCCAGTTCCGCGACCCGGACACGGCGGAGGAACTGACCGAGCGCCTGGAGGAGCTGATGGACGACATCGGCGAGCCGGTGGACGTGATGCACGTCTGTGGCAGCCACGAGCAGGCCATCGCCAAGTTCGGCCTGCGGAGTCTCCTGCCCGACGGCCTCTCCGTGCGGATGGGCCCGGGTTGTCCGGTCTGCGTGACGAACATGCCGGAGGTCGACGAGGCGGTCGCGCTCGCGGAGGACGGCAAGGTAGTCGCGACCTACGGCGACATGTTCCGCGTGCCCGGCACGGCCCGCAGCCTCGAAGACGCCAAGGCCGACGGCGCGGACGTGCGCGTGGTCTACAGCGCCAGCGAGGCCGCCGACATCGCCGCGGAGAACCCCGGCGAGGAGGTCGTCTTCTTCGCGACGGGCTTCGAGACGACGGCTGCGCCGACCGCCGCCGTGCTGAGCGACGACCCGCCGGAGAACTTCTCGGTGCTGTCGGCCCACAAGTACGTCCCGCCCGCGATGGAGGTGGTCGCTGAGATGCCCGACACGAACATCGACGGCTTCCTCGCCGCGGGCCACGCCGCGACCATCACCGGCTACGGCCTCTTCGAGGAGTTCGTGGCGGACTACGACATCCCGGTCGTCGTCGGCGGGTTCGAGCCCCTGGACGTGCTGCTCGGGCTAGAGCGTCTGCTGGAGTACGTCCGCGACGGCGAGGCCGGGCTGGAGAACGCCTACCCGCGTGCGGTCAGCGAGGAGGGCAACGTCCAGGCCCGCGACACGATGTGGGACGTCTTCGAGACCGAGAGCGGCGAGTGGCGCGGCATCGCAGAGATACCCGCCGCGAACCTGGCGCTCCGCGAGGAGTACGCCGCCTCCGACGCCCGCGAGCGGTTCGACATCGACCCGGACGTCGGCGGGGAGGACCCGCTGACCGAGCAGTGCATCTGCGGCGACATCATGGCCGGCAAGGCCGACCCCGACGGCTGTGACCTCTTCGGCGAGGAGTGCACGCCGCAGAATCCGGTTGGAGCCTGCATGGTCAGCAGCGAGGGAACCTGCAAGATCTGGTACGAGTACGGCGGGCAGCCTGACCTCTGA
- a CDS encoding HypC/HybG/HupF family hydrogenase formation chaperone: MCLAIPGEVVEIDGMEARAEFWDVEKTVRLDIVGETVEEGDYILNHAGFAIRKLPDDQVEETIEIYEAFLEGDEDEALEEIGAEGGDLGIERGPSTPGPMGKPDPELDPMADREETSDGD, translated from the coding sequence ATGTGTCTGGCTATCCCCGGTGAGGTCGTCGAGATAGACGGGATGGAGGCCCGCGCGGAGTTCTGGGACGTCGAGAAGACCGTCCGGCTGGACATCGTCGGCGAGACGGTCGAGGAGGGCGACTACATCCTCAACCACGCGGGTTTTGCCATCCGCAAACTCCCGGACGACCAGGTCGAGGAGACCATCGAGATATACGAGGCGTTCCTCGAAGGTGACGAGGACGAGGCGCTGGAGGAGATCGGAGCCGAGGGCGGCGACCTCGGCATCGAGCGGGGACCATCGACGCCCGGACCGATGGGCAAGCCGGACCCCGAACTGGACCCGATGGCCGACCGGGAGGAGACCTCCGATGGCGACTGA
- a CDS encoding hydrogenase maturation protease, translating into MTTERSASGGNDAAGDAPGPDLAIVGVGNPLMGDDGVGPTVVERLEDSPAGSAAGVRLMDAGTTGFLALEGMSGAERAVVVDAVQTGETPGTIHEYRCVDGNFETDIPEMTMHDVSFTEAMVAGRDVYDLPDEIRILGVEPADVSIGDELSEAVEEAADELMELLIDRIDDTNAKSTATEHTGSEGES; encoded by the coding sequence ATGACGACTGAACGCTCGGCGAGCGGAGGGAACGACGCGGCCGGAGACGCCCCCGGTCCCGACCTGGCCATCGTCGGCGTCGGCAACCCGCTCATGGGCGACGACGGCGTCGGGCCGACGGTCGTCGAGCGACTGGAGGACTCACCGGCCGGCTCCGCGGCCGGCGTCCGCCTGATGGACGCCGGCACGACGGGCTTTCTGGCGCTGGAGGGGATGAGCGGGGCCGAGCGAGCCGTCGTCGTCGACGCAGTCCAGACCGGCGAGACTCCCGGTACGATCCACGAGTACCGGTGTGTCGACGGCAATTTCGAGACGGACATCCCCGAGATGACGATGCACGACGTCTCCTTCACGGAGGCGATGGTCGCCGGCCGTGACGTCTACGACCTCCCGGACGAGATACGGATTCTGGGCGTCGAACCCGCCGACGTCTCAATCGGGGACGAACTCAGCGAGGCGGTCGAGGAGGCGGCCGACGAATTGATGGAGCTCCTAATCGATAGAATAGACGACACGAACGCGAAATCCACCGCAACCGAGCACACAGGTTCGGAGGGTGAATCATGA
- a CDS encoding cytochrome b/b6 domain-containing protein, with product MADTNSDTVPDGGAVDSDRPPDESMDHGGIIDIERLPGGSRLTAIRADLVRKYEGYQTLDESDKESIRRWGLGSIVSHWVTVVAMTAAAITGLMIWTGLYGPVDVGIWGGYQTAFTIHVWMGLLLAVVALVVFTYYHRVVDKHRLLLSTSQLKEQLVIAFALVGLVRYIPGYKQARRAYDEDREHWVGYHPAQTAFWYALWFFVLLLTLTGFALWAGLATDPAWWVSALGFMQGWLPFERMLQLHLVATFLTLATIAVHVYVAVLPGNRDFFGSMLNGTVEAWVVDEESRPEPADPTAEADPGEAKDDD from the coding sequence ATGGCTGACACGAACAGCGACACGGTTCCCGACGGCGGTGCGGTCGACAGCGACCGGCCGCCGGACGAGTCGATGGACCACGGCGGCATCATCGACATCGAGCGCCTGCCTGGCGGAAGCCGGCTGACGGCTATCCGGGCCGACCTCGTCAGGAAGTACGAGGGGTACCAGACGCTCGACGAGTCCGACAAGGAGTCGATACGACGCTGGGGGCTGGGCTCGATCGTCTCCCACTGGGTGACGGTCGTCGCGATGACCGCCGCCGCGATCACCGGGCTCATGATCTGGACCGGGCTCTACGGTCCCGTCGACGTCGGCATCTGGGGGGGCTACCAGACGGCGTTCACGATTCACGTCTGGATGGGACTACTGCTGGCGGTCGTCGCGCTCGTCGTGTTCACCTACTACCACAGGGTCGTCGACAAGCACAGGCTGTTGCTGAGCACGAGCCAGCTCAAAGAGCAACTCGTCATCGCGTTCGCCCTCGTGGGGCTGGTGCGGTACATCCCCGGGTACAAGCAGGCCCGCCGAGCCTACGACGAGGACCGCGAACACTGGGTGGGCTACCACCCGGCGCAGACGGCCTTCTGGTACGCCCTCTGGTTTTTCGTACTCCTCCTCACGCTGACGGGCTTTGCGCTGTGGGCCGGCCTCGCGACCGACCCCGCCTGGTGGGTCTCCGCGCTCGGGTTCATGCAGGGGTGGCTCCCCTTCGAGCGGATGCTCCAGCTCCACCTGGTCGCGACGTTCCTGACGCTGGCGACGATCGCGGTACACGTCTACGTGGCAGTGCTCCCCGGCAACCGGGACTTCTTCGGCTCCATGCTGAACGGGACCGTCGAGGCCTGGGTCGTCGACGAGGAGAGCCGTCCCGAACCGGCGGACCCGACCGCGGAGGCCGACCCGGGGGAGGCGAAGGATGACGACTGA
- a CDS encoding nickel-dependent hydrogenase large subunit — protein MVEVTIDPTTRIEGHHGMELEVEEGAVTEARSTMKMFRGAEIITVGRSPRDAAQLTGKVCGVCFICHRIGSARAAEDAARNAGAFDGPPENAQILRDAVEGIFFLWNHAIHLFALVGPDYSDAVADTGFERLDPLEGAGYVGALENQRKLMQALAEFGGRAPHPLAFIPGGVATHPDAATVETVKSRVREVSEWLGPTEAVPEVLENVQNGEFDPELGEGLHDIVSILVAAAREGTADLGSGPNRYYSNGLFRLPDSGERIFKRGVYRDGSVERLTKDEIVDGITEHTEYSWYTDDSGGSPTEAKPPEPEPEKENAYSWGKAPRFEGQTMEVGPLARLAISGYDPFDLRANLGGGPAESNTLNRLVARAQEALIVRDRVLDLLGAFDPNEPLMADFPDNFTGKGVGLWEPSRGTLSHYMDVEDGTIERYQIITPTLWNIGPRDGEGNPSIIEGAIVGDEVDDVEDPLNVMRTIRSFDPCLACSVHIRSPDAEYETTVEPPKPGDEQCVVNTDG, from the coding sequence ATGGTGGAAGTAACTATCGACCCGACGACACGTATCGAGGGCCACCACGGGATGGAGCTGGAAGTCGAGGAGGGCGCGGTGACGGAGGCCAGGAGCACGATGAAGATGTTCCGGGGGGCCGAAATCATCACCGTCGGCCGGTCGCCCCGGGACGCGGCGCAGCTCACCGGAAAAGTCTGCGGTGTCTGTTTCATCTGTCACCGTATCGGCTCGGCGCGGGCCGCCGAAGACGCCGCGAGAAACGCCGGGGCCTTCGACGGTCCCCCGGAGAACGCCCAGATTCTCCGGGACGCAGTCGAGGGCATCTTCTTCCTGTGGAACCACGCGATACACCTGTTCGCCCTGGTCGGTCCCGACTACAGCGATGCAGTCGCCGACACGGGCTTCGAGCGTCTGGACCCGCTGGAGGGCGCTGGCTACGTGGGGGCACTCGAAAACCAGCGAAAGCTCATGCAGGCGCTGGCGGAGTTCGGCGGGCGCGCCCCGCACCCGCTCGCCTTTATCCCGGGCGGGGTTGCGACACATCCGGACGCCGCCACTGTCGAGACCGTCAAATCCCGCGTCAGGGAGGTCAGCGAGTGGCTCGGACCGACCGAGGCGGTCCCGGAGGTTCTCGAGAACGTCCAGAACGGGGAGTTCGACCCGGAACTGGGCGAGGGGCTCCACGACATCGTCTCGATTCTCGTGGCCGCCGCCAGGGAGGGAACTGCCGACCTCGGTTCGGGCCCGAACCGCTACTACAGCAACGGGCTGTTCCGGCTGCCGGACTCCGGCGAACGGATCTTCAAGCGCGGGGTGTATCGCGACGGCTCCGTCGAACGGCTGACGAAAGACGAGATCGTCGACGGCATCACCGAACACACGGAGTACTCCTGGTACACCGACGACTCGGGCGGGAGTCCGACCGAGGCGAAACCCCCGGAGCCAGAGCCCGAGAAGGAGAACGCCTACTCCTGGGGGAAAGCACCGAGGTTCGAAGGCCAGACGATGGAGGTCGGACCGCTCGCCCGGCTGGCAATCTCGGGGTACGACCCGTTCGACCTCCGGGCGAACCTGGGGGGCGGGCCGGCCGAGAGCAACACGCTCAACCGCCTCGTCGCCCGTGCGCAGGAGGCACTGATCGTCCGCGACCGGGTGCTCGACCTGCTGGGCGCGTTCGACCCGAACGAACCGCTCATGGCCGACTTCCCCGATAATTTCACCGGCAAGGGTGTCGGCCTCTGGGAGCCGTCCCGCGGGACGCTCTCGCACTACATGGACGTCGAGGACGGGACGATCGAACGCTACCAGATAATCACGCCGACGCTGTGGAACATCGGCCCGCGGGACGGAGAGGGCAACCCCTCGATCATCGAGGGGGCCATCGTCGGTGACGAGGTCGACGACGTCGAGGACCCGCTGAACGTCATGCGCACCATCCGGTCGTTCGACCCGTGTCTGGCCTGCAGCGTCCACATCAGGAGTCCCGACGCGGAGTACGAGACCACCGTCGAGCCCCCGAAACCGGGCGACGAGCAATGCGTGGTGAACACCGATGGCTGA
- a CDS encoding nucleoside phosphorylase, translating to MSGDAGDAPDGAGAEDPREDEQYHLEVASGDVADSVLLPGDPERVPKVTDEWDDAAVVAEHREYRTATGTYDDTPISVTSTGIGSPSAAIAVEELARVGADTFLRVGSCGAIQEETDIGDLIITSGAVRQEGTSSEYVREDYPAVADHAVVAALAAAAEELGYDYHVGLTASTDSFYAGQSREGFEGFRARGATEDIEELKAAGVLNFEMEASAILTLANVYGLRAGAVCTVYADRTTGEFRVEGERRAARTASLAVAKLAAMDERVDETGADAWHAGLGI from the coding sequence ATGAGCGGGGACGCTGGCGACGCCCCGGACGGCGCGGGTGCAGAAGACCCACGCGAAGACGAGCAGTACCACCTCGAAGTGGCCAGCGGCGACGTGGCCGACAGCGTCCTCCTGCCGGGTGACCCCGAGCGCGTCCCGAAGGTCACCGACGAGTGGGACGACGCGGCGGTGGTCGCCGAACACCGGGAGTACCGCACGGCGACGGGCACCTACGACGACACGCCCATCTCCGTCACCTCGACCGGCATCGGCTCCCCGTCGGCGGCCATCGCCGTCGAGGAACTGGCCCGCGTCGGCGCGGACACGTTCCTCCGCGTCGGCTCCTGCGGGGCCATCCAGGAGGAGACGGACATCGGCGACCTGATAATCACCTCCGGCGCGGTGCGCCAGGAGGGGACCAGTTCGGAGTACGTCCGCGAGGACTACCCCGCCGTCGCGGACCACGCTGTCGTCGCCGCGCTCGCGGCGGCCGCCGAGGAACTGGGCTACGACTACCACGTGGGCCTCACCGCCTCGACTGACTCCTTCTACGCCGGGCAGAGCCGCGAGGGGTTCGAGGGCTTCCGCGCACGCGGCGCGACCGAGGACATCGAGGAGCTGAAAGCCGCCGGCGTGTTGAACTTCGAGATGGAGGCGTCGGCGATTCTGACGCTGGCGAACGTCTACGGTCTGCGGGCCGGCGCGGTGTGTACTGTCTACGCCGACCGGACGACCGGCGAGTTCCGCGTCGAGGGCGAGCGCCGCGCGGCGCGCACCGCCAGCCTCGCCGTCGCCAAACTCGCGGCGATGGACGAGCGCGTCGACGAGACCGGCGCGGACGCCTGGCACGCCGGTCTGGGCATCTGA
- the cdd gene encoding cytidine deaminase, with translation MHDLVEAARDAVDSAYAPYSEYAVGAALRTADGTVYTGCNVENANYSNSLHAEEVAVGKAVSDGHRSFDAVAVTSAARDGVTPCGMCRQTLAEFCDENVPVYCDGGDDGDEATTYRLGDLIPDTISPGTLGVEP, from the coding sequence ATGCACGACCTGGTCGAGGCCGCCCGCGACGCCGTCGACAGCGCCTACGCCCCCTACTCGGAGTACGCCGTCGGCGCGGCGCTGCGGACGGCCGACGGCACCGTCTACACCGGCTGTAACGTCGAGAACGCGAACTACTCCAACAGCCTCCACGCCGAGGAGGTGGCCGTCGGAAAGGCCGTCAGCGACGGACACCGCTCGTTCGACGCCGTCGCCGTGACCTCGGCGGCCCGCGACGGGGTGACCCCCTGCGGGATGTGTCGCCAGACCCTCGCGGAGTTCTGCGACGAAAACGTTCCCGTGTACTGCGACGGGGGCGATGATGGCGACGAGGCGACTACGTATCGCCTCGGGGACCTCATCCCGGACACAATCAGTCCGGGGACGCTGGGGGTCGAGCCATGA
- a CDS encoding molybdopterin-dependent oxidoreductase: protein MSPSRLDRLAPPARLVDWSILTLVALEVGSGLVSLVAGTPDWGWLFVVHSVGGVTLLVMLFFKFRRVRPRVTKRSLWDGGTPVSILLGTLALAAFVTGTIWALTGVVRIGRYTLLTVHMVLGVLVVPVLLWHLRHRFRWPNRRTVDGRREAIRFTALVGFGAVTWRLKEVASSLVGLAGADRRFTGSTDAEGEGNDFPVTSWVADDPDPVDVADWSLAVDGEVERALAFDYGDLTGVGDSERRALLDCTSGWYAERDWRGVRVGDLLAETGTTDAARWVRFVSVTGYRWSLPIEEAQDALLATHVDGQRLTHGHGAPLRLVAPGRRGFQWVKWVERVDVTRSQDLGQWIAIFVSGFD from the coding sequence GTGTCCCCCAGCCGTCTCGACAGACTCGCACCGCCGGCGCGACTCGTCGACTGGTCCATCCTGACGCTGGTCGCGCTGGAGGTCGGCTCCGGTCTCGTGAGCCTCGTCGCGGGCACGCCCGACTGGGGCTGGCTGTTCGTCGTCCACTCCGTCGGCGGCGTGACGCTGCTCGTCATGCTGTTCTTCAAGTTCCGGCGCGTCCGCCCGCGGGTGACGAAGCGGTCGCTGTGGGACGGCGGGACCCCGGTGTCGATACTGCTGGGAACGCTCGCGCTCGCTGCCTTCGTCACCGGGACAATATGGGCGCTGACCGGCGTCGTCCGCATCGGGCGGTACACGCTGCTGACCGTCCACATGGTGCTGGGTGTGCTGGTCGTGCCGGTCCTGCTGTGGCACCTCCGGCACCGCTTTCGCTGGCCGAATCGACGGACCGTCGACGGCCGTCGGGAGGCCATCCGCTTCACCGCCCTCGTCGGGTTCGGGGCCGTAACCTGGCGGTTGAAGGAGGTCGCGAGCAGCCTGGTCGGCCTGGCGGGTGCGGACCGCCGGTTCACCGGGTCGACCGACGCCGAAGGGGAGGGAAACGACTTCCCGGTCACCTCGTGGGTCGCCGACGACCCCGACCCCGTCGACGTGGCGGACTGGTCGCTGGCGGTCGACGGCGAGGTCGAGCGCGCCCTGGCGTTCGACTACGGCGACCTGACCGGCGTCGGCGACAGCGAGCGGCGGGCGCTACTGGACTGCACCAGCGGCTGGTACGCCGAGCGCGACTGGCGGGGCGTCCGCGTCGGCGACCTGCTGGCCGAAACCGGCACGACCGACGCGGCGCGGTGGGTCCGCTTCGTCTCGGTGACCGGCTACCGCTGGAGCCTGCCAATCGAGGAGGCGCAGGACGCACTGCTGGCGACACACGTCGACGGGCAGCGCCTGACCCACGGCCACGGCGCACCGCTGCGACTGGTTGCGCCCGGCCGTCGCGGCTTCCAGTGGGTGAAGTGGGTCGAGCGCGTCGACGTGACCCGCTCGCAGGACCTCGGGCAGTGGATTGCCATCTTCGTCAGCGGATTCGACTAG
- a CDS encoding phosphomannomutase yields the protein MELFGTAGIRGPVTEVTPDLALAVGRAAGVDGDAFVLGRDGRETGAALADALAAGLESAGATVLRLGTVPTPAVAYASRGRRGVMVTASHNPPTDNGIKLFVDGREYDSESERRIEAHVDADEGQAEWDAWGTGERVDVLGEYRDAVADYAAGHGATPEDLTVAVDCGNGMAGLATPQVLTSLGADVVALNANVDGHFTARESKPTPETLADLRAFVADGDADLGIGHDGDADRIVVLDGDGDVVHEDTVLAIVAEHYTRASDAGDPVVVTTPNASGRIDERVRAAGGRVERVRLGALHEGIAEARGAGDEDTEVVFAAEPWKHIHPAFGGWIDGVASAAVITRLVADSGLDALREPIAERPYRKESVPCPDERKEAAMERLETALPDAFPEAGVNTDHGVRLDLDGGAWTLVRPSGTEPYIRVYAESETVDDLVETVVGVVEDAIED from the coding sequence ATGGAGCTGTTCGGGACGGCAGGTATCAGAGGGCCAGTCACGGAGGTGACGCCCGACCTCGCGCTCGCGGTGGGGCGTGCGGCGGGCGTCGACGGCGACGCGTTCGTCCTCGGCCGGGACGGTCGCGAGACAGGGGCCGCGCTGGCGGACGCGCTCGCGGCGGGCCTCGAATCCGCGGGCGCGACCGTCCTGCGCCTCGGCACGGTCCCGACGCCGGCGGTCGCCTACGCCTCGCGGGGCCGCCGCGGCGTGATGGTCACGGCGAGTCACAACCCGCCGACTGACAACGGCATCAAACTCTTCGTCGACGGCCGCGAGTACGACAGCGAGTCCGAGCGGCGCATCGAGGCCCACGTCGACGCCGACGAGGGACAGGCCGAGTGGGACGCGTGGGGCACCGGCGAGCGCGTCGACGTGCTGGGCGAGTACCGCGACGCCGTCGCCGACTACGCGGCGGGCCACGGCGCGACGCCCGAGGACCTCACCGTTGCCGTCGACTGCGGGAACGGGATGGCAGGCCTGGCCACGCCGCAGGTGCTGACCAGCCTCGGCGCGGACGTGGTGGCGCTGAACGCCAACGTGGACGGACACTTCACCGCGCGCGAGTCCAAGCCGACGCCGGAGACGCTTGCGGACCTCCGCGCGTTCGTCGCCGACGGCGACGCCGACCTCGGCATCGGGCACGACGGGGACGCCGACCGCATCGTCGTCCTCGACGGCGACGGCGACGTCGTCCACGAGGACACCGTCCTCGCCATCGTCGCCGAGCACTACACCCGCGCCAGCGACGCCGGCGACCCCGTCGTCGTCACGACACCCAACGCCTCCGGGCGCATCGACGAGCGCGTCCGCGCTGCCGGTGGTCGCGTCGAGCGCGTCCGCCTCGGCGCGCTCCACGAGGGCATCGCCGAGGCCCGCGGGGCCGGGGACGAGGACACCGAGGTCGTCTTCGCCGCGGAACCGTGGAAGCACATCCACCCCGCCTTCGGCGGCTGGATAGACGGCGTCGCCTCGGCGGCGGTCATCACGCGACTCGTGGCCGACAGCGGCCTCGACGCGCTCCGGGAGCCGATTGCAGAGCGCCCGTACCGCAAGGAGAGTGTTCCGTGCCCCGACGAGCGCAAAGAGGCGGCGATGGAACGGCTGGAGACGGCGCTGCCCGACGCCTTCCCGGAGGCGGGCGTGAACACCGACCACGGCGTCCGCCTGGACCTCGACGGCGGCGCGTGGACGCTCGTCCGCCCGAGCGGGACGGAGCCGTACATTCGCGTCTACGCCGAGAGCGAGACAGTCGACGACCTGGTGGAGACCGTCGTCGGCGTCGTCGAGGACGCTATCGAAGACTGA
- a CDS encoding DUF445 family protein — translation MNPNRVDAIIDLLYGALIFVAVALMAAVGGEIGIAFGLGVLVSYALHVVWKMARYDPDWMTREVAEKVEEDLSEDVAKSVEESVTEDVTKEVADTVSKNVEETVTEEVAANVTKSVEQSVTDEVTESVTKNVEETVAQDVTKEVADTVSKNVEETVTEEVTDSVTKNVEESVAAEVSKSVEESVAEDVAESVTEDLTKEVTETVTEEVTEEVAENVKEEVAENVTEEVAENVTEEVAENVTEEVAENVTEEVAENVTEEVAENVTEEVAENVTEEVAENVSEEVTEGVAEDVTKNVEETVTEEVAEEVKEEVTEEVAENVEETLSKEVDEVKEKLDEVEEAVEESGGGDGADAEDGEEAAKGDD, via the coding sequence ATGAATCCGAATCGCGTCGACGCCATCATCGACCTGTTGTACGGTGCTCTCATTTTCGTCGCCGTCGCGCTGATGGCGGCGGTCGGCGGGGAAATCGGTATCGCGTTCGGGCTGGGTGTGCTCGTCTCCTACGCGTTGCACGTCGTCTGGAAGATGGCTCGCTACGACCCCGACTGGATGACCCGCGAGGTCGCCGAGAAGGTCGAGGAGGACCTCTCCGAAGACGTCGCCAAGAGCGTCGAGGAGTCGGTTACCGAGGACGTGACCAAGGAAGTTGCGGATACAGTCTCGAAGAACGTCGAGGAGACGGTCACCGAGGAGGTCGCAGCCAACGTCACCAAGAGCGTCGAGCAGAGCGTGACCGACGAGGTCACCGAGAGCGTCACCAAGAACGTCGAGGAGACGGTCGCTCAGGACGTGACGAAGGAGGTCGCGGACACCGTCTCGAAGAACGTCGAGGAGACCGTGACCGAGGAAGTCACGGACTCGGTGACGAAGAACGTGGAGGAGTCGGTGGCCGCCGAGGTCAGCAAGAGCGTCGAGGAGTCCGTCGCCGAGGACGTGGCCGAGAGCGTCACCGAGGACCTGACGAAGGAGGTGACCGAGACTGTGACCGAAGAAGTCACGGAGGAGGTGGCGGAGAATGTGAAGGAGGAAGTCGCAGAGAACGTCACTGAGGAGGTGGCGGAGAACGTGACCGAGGAGGTGGCAGAGAACGTGACGGAGGAAGTCGCAGAGAACGTGACGGAGGAAGTCGCAGAGAACGTGACGGAGGAAGTCGCAGAGAACGTGACGGAGGAAGTCGCAGAGAACGTGACGGAGGAAGTCGCAGAGAACGTGAGCGAGGAGGTCACGGAGGGAGTGGCCGAGGACGTGACGAAGAACGTCGAGGAGACGGTCACGGAGGAAGTCGCGGAGGAGGTCAAAGAAGAGGTCACCGAAGAAGTCGCCGAGAACGTCGAGGAGACGCTGAGCAAGGAGGTCGACGAGGTCAAGGAGAAACTCGACGAGGTCGAGGAGGCGGTCGAGGAGTCGGGCGGGGGCGACGGCGCGGACGCCGAGGACGGCGAGGAAGCCGCCAAAGGAGACGACTGA
- the psmB gene encoding archaeal proteasome endopeptidase complex subunit beta, translated as MQDPNFSPSTPRLDSRLHDDPYEPELGSLPSGDRDEDAVNKTGTTTIGIATGEGVVIATDKRASLGGRFVSNKNVQKVEQIHPTAALTLVGSVGGAQSFIRTLRAEVNLYEARRGEDMSMTALSTLAGNFARGGPFLAINPILGGIDEEGSHVYSIDPAGGVMEDDYTVTGSGLTVAYGTLEDRYEEGMSNEEAQRAAAAGIKAAAERDTGSGNGIFIADVTADGVDISDYDLDEVEV; from the coding sequence ATGCAGGACCCTAACTTCTCACCGAGCACGCCCCGTCTCGACAGTCGTCTCCACGACGACCCCTACGAGCCAGAACTCGGCTCGCTGCCCAGCGGCGACCGCGACGAGGACGCGGTCAACAAGACCGGGACGACGACCATCGGCATCGCCACTGGCGAGGGCGTCGTCATCGCGACGGACAAGCGCGCCAGCCTCGGCGGCCGCTTCGTCTCGAACAAGAACGTCCAGAAGGTCGAGCAGATTCACCCGACGGCCGCGCTGACGCTGGTCGGCTCCGTCGGCGGTGCCCAGTCGTTCATCCGGACGCTGCGCGCGGAGGTCAACCTCTACGAGGCCCGCCGCGGCGAGGACATGAGCATGACCGCGCTGTCGACGCTGGCGGGCAACTTCGCCCGCGGCGGCCCGTTCCTGGCCATCAACCCCATCCTGGGCGGCATCGACGAGGAGGGCAGCCACGTCTACAGCATCGACCCCGCCGGCGGCGTCATGGAGGACGACTACACCGTCACCGGGTCCGGCCTGACCGTCGCCTACGGCACCCTGGAGGACCGCTACGAGGAGGGCATGAGCAACGAGGAGGCCCAGCGCGCGGCCGCGGCCGGCATCAAGGCCGCCGCAGAGCGCGACACCGGCTCCGGCAACGGCATCTTCATCGCCGACGTGACCGCCGACGGCGTCGACATCTCCGACTACGACCTCGACGAAGTCGAAGTCTGA
- a CDS encoding DUF555 domain-containing protein: MNYRVVLEAAWLVHDVDDIDDAIGVAVSEAGKRLNEKDMDYVEVEVGFTECPACAEPFDSAFIAADTALVGLMLEMKVFNAESTEHAQRIAKSDIGGALRDVPLTVIDTIEFAEDDDADA; encoded by the coding sequence ATGAACTATCGAGTGGTACTCGAGGCGGCCTGGTTGGTCCACGACGTGGACGACATCGACGACGCCATCGGCGTCGCCGTCAGCGAGGCCGGGAAGCGCCTGAACGAGAAGGACATGGACTACGTCGAGGTCGAGGTCGGCTTCACCGAGTGCCCGGCGTGTGCCGAGCCATTCGACTCCGCCTTCATCGCCGCCGACACCGCGCTTGTCGGACTCATGCTGGAGATGAAGGTCTTCAACGCCGAGAGCACCGAACACGCCCAGCGCATCGCCAAAAGCGACATCGGCGGCGCGCTCCGGGACGTCCCGCTGACGGTCATCGACACCATCGAGTTCGCCGAGGACGACGACGCGGACGCCTGA